DNA sequence from the Cellulophaga sp. HaHaR_3_176 genome:
GGTATTGGTTTGGATCTTAAAAACTGGGTAAAGCAAAAAGATGCTGATGGCAATACAATTGTCGATGCAGATGGTGAACCAATTTTAAAGCAAATGTATTCTGTTGCAACTGGTACGGTGCTTACGATTAATACCAAAGAGAAAAAACTTTATCACGATAAAGTAGAATTGAAAGATATCTCAGCAGCATTTACTCCACAAAAAATGGAGTTCATGAAGGCAGGTGGATCCTACGCAGTTGTTTTCGGTAAAAAATTACAAACTTTCGCTTCTAAAGTATTAGGTGTAGATGTTGTGCCTGTATATGCACCGTCAAAGGAAATCACTATTGAAGGTCAGGGTTTAACAGCAGTAGAAAAAATATTCAATAGAAATGCAGTAGGTACATCAGGTGCAACGTTGCACGCTGGTTCTTATGTACGTGCAGAAGTAAATATCGTAGGCTCCCAAGATACTACAGGTTTAATGACTTCTCAAGAATTAGAGATGATGGCCGCAACGGTTATATCTCCAATTGTTGATGGAGCGTATCAATCTGGCTGTCATACAGCATCGGTTTGGGATGATAAGTCTAAGGCTAACATTCCAAGATTAATGAGTTTTATGAACGACTTTGGTTTAATTACTGGTCGTGATCCAAAAGGAAAATATTTTCCTATGACGGATGTTATTCATAAAGTATTAAACGATATTACTGTTGGAGACTGGGACATCATTATTGGTGGAGATTCGCATACACGAATGTCTAAAGGTGTTGCTTTTGGAGCAGATTCAGGAACCGTTGCATTAGCACTTGCTACAGGTGAGGCTTCAATGCCAATACCTGAGTCAGTAAAAGTAACTTTTAAAGGGCAAATGAAATCTTATATGGATTTCCGTGATGTGGTACACGCAACACAGTCTCAAATGTTAAAGCAATTTGGTGGTGAAAATGTATTCCAAGGTCGTGTTATCGAAGTGCACATTGGAACACTTACTGCAGATGAAGCTTTTACTTTTACAGATTGGACAGCAGAGATGAAAGCAAAAGCTTCTATCTGTATTTCAGAAGACGAAACATTAATTGAGTCTTTAGAGATTGCAAAAGGTCGTATCCAAATCATGATTGATAAAGGAATGGACAATGCTAAGGGAGTACTTAAAGGTTTAGTTGATAAAGCGGAAACTAGAATTACAGAACTTAAAACTGGTATGAAGCCATCTTTAAGACCAGATGCAAATGCTAAATATCATGCAGAAGTTATTATCGATCTAGATGAGATAGCAGAACCAATGATTGCTGATCCAGATGTAAATAACGATGATGTTTCTAAACGTTATACACATGATAATATTAGACCATTATCTTACTATGGAGGTGTTAAGAAAGTTGATTTAGGTTTCGTAGGTTCTTGTATGGTTCATAAAGGTGATATGAAAATATTAGCTCAAATGTTAAAGAATGTTGAAGCTCAATATGGTAAAGTTGAATTTAAGGCACCTTTAGTTGTTGCTCCTCCAACTTATAATATTGTTGATGAGTTAAAAGCAGAAGGAGATTGGGATGTTCTAGTAAAATATTCAGGTTTCGAGTTTGACGATAATGCACCAAAAGGATTAGCACGTACTAAATATGAAAACATGTTGTATTTAGAGCGTCCAGGTTGTAACTTATGTATGGGTAACCAAGAAAAAGCAGAACCAGGAGACACGGTTATGGCTACATCAACACGTTTATTCCAAGGAAGAGTTGTAAAAGATACTGGTGAGAAAAAAGGTGAATCTTTATTATCATCTACTCCAGTAGTAGTTTTATCTACAATTTTAGGTAGAACACCTACTATGGCAGAATACGAAGCAGCTGTAGATGGTATTGTATTGACAAAGTTTAAACCTTCAACAAAAGAATTGGTTAAATAGTAATTACATAACTATAAATTATAGAAAAGCCTGAGTCGTAGACTTAGGCTTTTTTTGTGTCATTTATTTATGCTATAGAGTCCTTTTAAAAAGGATTGTTTCTTTAATATTGGACTTGTTTTAGAATGATGTGAATCCTTTTTTATAATCATTCTATATATGGAAAATCAAGTTTTTTGTACCCTCTATATTTTGTATCTTGTGGTGTGAAAAAAACAAGCAAATAATAAACTTAAATAAATCTTATGGCATTTGATATCGATATGATTAAAGGTGTGTATTCAAATATGTCTAAGCGTGTAGATGAAGCACGTAAGATTGTTGGAAAACCACTAACACTTTCAGAAAAAATATTATATTCTCATTTATGGGACGGGAGTCCGTCTAAAGTTTTTACCAGAGGTAAAGACTATGTAGATTTTGCTCCAGACCGTATAGCTTGTCAAGATGCTACAGCGCAAATGGCTTTACTTCAATTTATGCAAGCTGGGAAGCCAAAAGTAGCAGTGCCAACTACAGTACACTGTGATCACTTGATTCAAGCAAAAAGTGGAGCAGCTGTAGATTTAAAATCTGCGAATAACACAAGTGCTGAAGTTTTTAATTTCTTAGAATCTGTTTCTAACAAATATGGTATTGGTTTCTGGAAGCCAGGAGCTGGTATCATTCACCAAGTAGTATTAGAAAATTATGCATTCCCAGGAGGGATGATGATTGGTACCGATTCTCATACAGTAAATGCTGGTGGTTTAGGTATGGTTGCTATAGGAGTAGGTGGTGCTGATGCTGTAGATGTTATGGCGGGTATGGCTTGGGAACTTAAATTTCCAAAACTAATAGGTGTAAAGTTAACTGGTAATATTTCTGGTTGGACAGCACCTAAAGATGTAATACTTAAAGTTGCCGAAATTCTTACTGTAAAAGGTGGTACAGGTGCAATTGTTGAATATTTTGGAGAAGGAGCTAAAAATCTTTCTTGTACAGGTAAAGGTACTATCTGTAACATGGGAGCTGAAATAGGAGCTACAACTTCTACTTTTGGTTATGACGAGTCTATGGAGCGTTATTTAAGAGCAACTGATAGAGCTGATATCGCTGATGCTGCAAATAAAGTTAAAGAACACTTAACAGCAGATGCTGAGGTTTATGCAAACCCAGAACAATATTTTGATGAAGTTATAGAAATTAATTTATCAGAATTAACACCGTTATTAAATGGACCTTTTACGCCAGACTTATCAACTAAAGTTGGTAGTGATATGACGGAGAAAGCAACCAAAAACGATTGGCCTTTAGCAGTAGAATGGGGTTTAATAGGTTCTTGTACAAACTCTTCTTATGAAGATTTATCAAGAGCATCATCTATAGCACAGCAAGCTTTAGATAAAGGATTAAAAATGAAATCGGAATTAGGAATTAATCCTGGTTCAGAACAAGTAAGATATACTGCAGACAGAGATGGTATTTTAAATGTATTTGAGAAATTGAATGCTAAAATATTTACAAATGCATGTGGGCCATGTATCGGTCAATGGGCTAGATATAGTGATCCTAAGAATGCTCCTAAAAACAGTATAGTACATTCTTTTAACAGAAACTTTGCAAAACGTGCAGATGGTAACCCAAACACACATGCTTTTGTAGCTTCTCCTGAATTAACTGCTGCAATAGCAATATCTGGTCGTCTGGATTTTAATCCGATGACAGATACTTTAATCAATGAAAACGGAGAAGAAGTGAAATTCGATGAGCCAACAGGATGGGAATTACCTCCAAAAGGTTTTGCTGTTGAAGATGCAGGTTACTTAGCACCTGATGCAGATGGTTCTGGTGTAGTTGTAAAAGTGGCTTCAGATTCAGAAAGATTACAATTATTAGAGCCTTTTACGCCTATAAAAGACGAAAGTTTAATGGGAGCTAAATTGCTAATTAAAGCATTTGGCAAATGTACAACAGATCATATTTCTATGGCAGGCCCATGGTTACGTTTTCGTGGACATTTAGATAATATTTCAAACAACTGTTTAATTGGGGCAGTTAACGCTTTTGGTGAAAAAACTAATTTTGTTAAAAACCAATTAACAGGTGAGTTTGGTGGTGTTCCAGATACAGCTCGTGCTTACAAAGCAGCGGGTGTTAGATCGGTAGTAGTTGGTGATCATAATTACGGAGAAGGTTCTTCTCGAGAGCATGCTGCAATGGAGCCTAGACATTTAGGTGTTGCTGCTGTAATTGTAAAATCTTTTGCTCGAATTCATGAAACAAACCTTAAAAAACAAGGTATGTTAGGTTTAACTTTCGATAATGAGAGTGATTACGACCTAGTTCAAGAGGACGACACGTTTAACTTTATAGATATTAATGAGTTTAGCCCAGATAAACCACTTACTATAGAGTTAGTTCATGCTGATGGAAGTAAGGATGCTATTGTAGTAAACCATACCTATAACCAGCCTCAAATAGACTGGTACAGAGAAGGTTCCGCATTAAATGTTATAAAGAAAGAAAATGTTAGTTAAATAATAATGAAGTAATTTCTTACTTTGTTAAAAAAGTTAAATTTTAATTCACTAAAACTCCTGATTTTCATCAGGAGTTTTTTAGTTTTGAAGAAAGTTATTTACTTATGAAAAGCACCATTAAAATTGTATTGAATATTTTATTATTTGCTTTTATAATTTCATTTTTTGTAACTCCTTTAGGTGATTACAGTAAAATTTTGTTAAATAAAATATTTTCTTTTAGTCCATCTGTTACCGATGAAAGTGATAGAAATAAGGTAACTGATTACGATTGGAGACTAAAAGATGAAAATTGGAATTTTTTCAATTTTAATAAATCTAAAGGTAAAGTAGTTTTTGTAAATTTTTGGGCATCATGGGTATTGCCATGTGAAGCTGAGTTAGAAAGTATTCAAAATTTTTATGATACGTATGGCGAAACGGTCGATTTTTATATTATAACAAATGAAGAGCGCGAGCCAGTAGAAACTTTCATAAAAGAGCATGGTTTTACATTTCCAGTTACCTACTTATTTATAGGTGAGAAAACAGCTGTGCCAAATTCAGAAGTGCCATCTTCATATTTAATTGATAAAAAAGGTAATATTCTTATCTATAAAGAGGGGATTGCTGATTGGGATAACTCTAAAATTTACGATTTAGTAGATAGACTTTTGTCTGAATAATGAAATTTACTAAAGAAAAAATTAAAAATGCTGTAGTTATTATAGCAGTTGGTGTTCTATTGTTTACACCTGTAGGTTTTCATTTCAAAGTTTTTGTAAACCGTATTATTTCTTTTTCACCAGATGTTTTAGAGGCTTCAAATCAGACCAAATTATCTTCTTATAATTGGCATTTGTCATCTGATAATAAAAGATCGGATATACATAATTTTAAAGTTCACGAAGGTAAGGTTGTGCTAATCAATTTTTGGGCAACTTGGTGCCCACCATGTGTTGCTGAAATGCCGAGTTTTCAAGCATTATATAATGATTATAAGGATGATGTTATTTTTGTGTTTGTTGCAAATGATGAAAAGAAAAATGTAGATACATATTTAGTAAAAAAAGATTATTCATTACCAGTATTTTATGAAAAGAGTAAAAGACCAATTGAGTTAACCTCAGGCTCTATACCTACCACATATATACTCGATAAATCAGGTGCTATTGTAGTTAAAGAAAAAGGAGCTGCAGACTGGAACAGCGATATGATTAGACAGCTTTTAGATACCTTGATTGCTGAAAAATAAAATGATAATATTATTTTTTAAAATATTTAAAAGGAACTAACAACATTCCAAAGCATTCACCATGTTCTTTTCCTAAGTGTTTATGGTGCATTTTATGAGCTCTTCTTACCCCTTTTGCATACCAGTTATTAGCATTTCTAAATAATTTAAAGCGCTGATGAATAAATATATCATGAACTAAAAAATATGCTGCACCGTAAGCCATAATACCTAAACCAATTGGCCATCCATACCAAAAATCAGTTTTAGCACCTGCTAGTATAAATGACATACTTACTACGGCATAAATAGTAAAAAAAGCATCATTGCGCTCAAACCATGAGTCATGATCTTTATGATGATGATCTTCATGTAACTTCCATAAAAAACCATGCATTATATACTTGTGGCTAAACCAAGCCATAAACTCCATAAAACAAAAAGTTGCTAAAAAAATAAAGATCCAAATAAGTGTATTCATTCTTTAAACTAAATTTAATTTGTAATTCACGTATGACTGCGCTAAAAGGCCTATTTTTTGATAATTAGGTACTCTTATGCGAGCAGTTTGTATGTCCATTGGTGGTGTGTTTTGTAATTTTTGCAAAAGCTTTTTATAATATTTGTAAGCAGTATAAACTCCAAATTTTGCTGTTACAGGTAACTTTTCAATTCCTTCAAAACCTAGCCTAAAATCTTCATTAATTTCATCAACTATACGCTTTTTTGAGGTTTCATCTAAAGCATTAAGGTTAGTGTTAGGAAAATAGGTTCTATTTAGTCCTTCAAAATCATCTTTTAAATCTCTTAAGAAATTTACTTTTTGAAATGCAGACCCTAATGACATTGCAGATGTTTTTAAGCTGTTGTAAGCTTCTTTATCTCCTTTGACAAATACTTTTAAGCACATTAAACCAACGACATCAGCAGAGCCATAAATGTATTCTTTATATTCTGCATCAGTTTTGTAAACGGTTTTATATAAATCCATTCGCATACTTTTCATAAATGAAGCTACTAGATCATAAGGTATGTCATATTTATGGTAGGTATGCTGAAAAGAGTTTAATATAGGGTTTAAACTGATTTTGTGTTTAATAGCATCATTTAAATCTTCTTCAAATTTATTAAATAAATACTCTTTTTCATAATCATGAAACGTATCTACAATTTCATCTGCGAATCGTACAAAACCATAAATATTATAAATGTCTCCTCTAATAGAGGTGTGAAGCATTTTTGTAGCTAATGAGAATGATGTACTGTAAGACTCGGTAACTACTTTGCTGCAATTATAAGAAACAAGATCAAAAATACTCTTCATATGTTATTTATTATTTGCTATTAGTTCCGATACTAATTTTCCTGAAATTAATGCCGGAGGAACACCAGGGCCAGGTACTGTTAATTGTCCTGTAAAATATAAATTTAAAACTTTTTTACTTTTTAATCTAGGTCTCAAAAAAGCAGTTTGAGTAAGTGTATTTGCGAGTCCATAAGCATTTCCTTTGTAAGAATTATATTCCTCTTTAAAATCATTTACACAAAAGGACTCTTTAAATATAATATTGTTTTCAATATTTTGATTCGTTCTTTCTTGAAATCTTTTTAAAATAATATTAAAATATTCTTCTCTTAACTCAGTAGTGTCTACCAAATCAGTAGCAATAGGAACAAGGAAAAAACCTGTTTCACAATTTTCAGGCGCCATGCTCTTGTCTGATACAGATGGGAAATTCGCGTAAAATAAAGGATCTTTAGGCCATTTAGGTGTGTCATAAATTTCTTCGGCATGTCTCTCAAAATCTGTATCAAAAAATAAATTATGATGTTCTATATTTTTTATT
Encoded proteins:
- a CDS encoding TlpA disulfide reductase family protein: MKSTIKIVLNILLFAFIISFFVTPLGDYSKILLNKIFSFSPSVTDESDRNKVTDYDWRLKDENWNFFNFNKSKGKVVFVNFWASWVLPCEAELESIQNFYDTYGETVDFYIITNEEREPVETFIKEHGFTFPVTYLFIGEKTAVPNSEVPSSYLIDKKGNILIYKEGIADWDNSKIYDLVDRLLSE
- a CDS encoding phytoene/squalene synthase family protein: MKSIFDLVSYNCSKVVTESYSTSFSLATKMLHTSIRGDIYNIYGFVRFADEIVDTFHDYEKEYLFNKFEEDLNDAIKHKISLNPILNSFQHTYHKYDIPYDLVASFMKSMRMDLYKTVYKTDAEYKEYIYGSADVVGLMCLKVFVKGDKEAYNSLKTSAMSLGSAFQKVNFLRDLKDDFEGLNRTYFPNTNLNALDETSKKRIVDEINEDFRLGFEGIEKLPVTAKFGVYTAYKYYKKLLQKLQNTPPMDIQTARIRVPNYQKIGLLAQSYVNYKLNLV
- a CDS encoding aconitate hydratase, translating into MAFDIDMIKGVYSNMSKRVDEARKIVGKPLTLSEKILYSHLWDGSPSKVFTRGKDYVDFAPDRIACQDATAQMALLQFMQAGKPKVAVPTTVHCDHLIQAKSGAAVDLKSANNTSAEVFNFLESVSNKYGIGFWKPGAGIIHQVVLENYAFPGGMMIGTDSHTVNAGGLGMVAIGVGGADAVDVMAGMAWELKFPKLIGVKLTGNISGWTAPKDVILKVAEILTVKGGTGAIVEYFGEGAKNLSCTGKGTICNMGAEIGATTSTFGYDESMERYLRATDRADIADAANKVKEHLTADAEVYANPEQYFDEVIEINLSELTPLLNGPFTPDLSTKVGSDMTEKATKNDWPLAVEWGLIGSCTNSSYEDLSRASSIAQQALDKGLKMKSELGINPGSEQVRYTADRDGILNVFEKLNAKIFTNACGPCIGQWARYSDPKNAPKNSIVHSFNRNFAKRADGNPNTHAFVASPELTAAIAISGRLDFNPMTDTLINENGEEVKFDEPTGWELPPKGFAVEDAGYLAPDADGSGVVVKVASDSERLQLLEPFTPIKDESLMGAKLLIKAFGKCTTDHISMAGPWLRFRGHLDNISNNCLIGAVNAFGEKTNFVKNQLTGEFGGVPDTARAYKAAGVRSVVVGDHNYGEGSSREHAAMEPRHLGVAAVIVKSFARIHETNLKKQGMLGLTFDNESDYDLVQEDDTFNFIDINEFSPDKPLTIELVHADGSKDAIVVNHTYNQPQIDWYREGSALNVIKKENVS
- a CDS encoding sterol desaturase family protein, whose protein sequence is MNTLIWIFIFLATFCFMEFMAWFSHKYIMHGFLWKLHEDHHHKDHDSWFERNDAFFTIYAVVSMSFILAGAKTDFWYGWPIGLGIMAYGAAYFLVHDIFIHQRFKLFRNANNWYAKGVRRAHKMHHKHLGKEHGECFGMLLVPFKYFKK
- a CDS encoding TlpA disulfide reductase family protein; translated protein: MKFTKEKIKNAVVIIAVGVLLFTPVGFHFKVFVNRIISFSPDVLEASNQTKLSSYNWHLSSDNKRSDIHNFKVHEGKVVLINFWATWCPPCVAEMPSFQALYNDYKDDVIFVFVANDEKKNVDTYLVKKDYSLPVFYEKSKRPIELTSGSIPTTYILDKSGAIVVKEKGAADWNSDMIRQLLDTLIAEK
- a CDS encoding bifunctional aconitate hydratase 2/2-methylisocitrate dehydratase, whose product is MSIYKDYLEQIEERKEKGLHPQPIDSAELLSKIIEQIKDLDNEYREDSLNFFIYNVLPGTTSAAGVKAKFLKEIILGELVVKEITPAFALEQLSHMKGGPSVAVLLDVALGSDVALAKQAAEVLKTQVFLYEADTTRLEEALNNGSAIAKDIIESYAKAEFFTKLPEIEEEIQVVTYIAGVGDISTDLLSPGGDAHSRSDRELHGQCMFEHNKDMQSELLALKEQHPDKRVMLIAEKGTMGVGSSRMSGVNNVALWTGVPFSKYVPFINFAPVIAGTNGIAPIFLTTVGVTGGIGLDLKNWVKQKDADGNTIVDADGEPILKQMYSVATGTVLTINTKEKKLYHDKVELKDISAAFTPQKMEFMKAGGSYAVVFGKKLQTFASKVLGVDVVPVYAPSKEITIEGQGLTAVEKIFNRNAVGTSGATLHAGSYVRAEVNIVGSQDTTGLMTSQELEMMAATVISPIVDGAYQSGCHTASVWDDKSKANIPRLMSFMNDFGLITGRDPKGKYFPMTDVIHKVLNDITVGDWDIIIGGDSHTRMSKGVAFGADSGTVALALATGEASMPIPESVKVTFKGQMKSYMDFRDVVHATQSQMLKQFGGENVFQGRVIEVHIGTLTADEAFTFTDWTAEMKAKASICISEDETLIESLEIAKGRIQIMIDKGMDNAKGVLKGLVDKAETRITELKTGMKPSLRPDANAKYHAEVIIDLDEIAEPMIADPDVNNDDVSKRYTHDNIRPLSYYGGVKKVDLGFVGSCMVHKGDMKILAQMLKNVEAQYGKVEFKAPLVVAPPTYNIVDELKAEGDWDVLVKYSGFEFDDNAPKGLARTKYENMLYLERPGCNLCMGNQEKAEPGDTVMATSTRLFQGRVVKDTGEKKGESLLSSTPVVVLSTILGRTPTMAEYEAAVDGIVLTKFKPSTKELVK